In a single window of the Fusarium falciforme chromosome 3, complete sequence genome:
- a CDS encoding MFS domain-containing protein, translated as MATAFRDTPIWVSLRWALGASRLRYPEEEDGAIGRIQAAVEKWEHHSVDASTDVEQEETSQNAGEKSCESSNDHGASVREPGCSTSHPLIIVDWYDEKDPANPVNWTGRKKSVVYLIVKFTACVVYMASAIYTPSQPLVQEVFGVSVIVASQGLGLFIVGYGVGPLIWSPLSEMPAVGRNLPYLVPLLTFVILSVPTALANSIGSLLVLRFLQGFFGSPVLSTGGASLSDIVDAYKRPYSLYTWAIFSFAGPSIGNVMAGFTVPKLGWRWSLWEILITTSPALILQLFLPETSPNTILYYRAKRIRKITGKNYYVARSEITTAPMTVLDRFYGTLVIPWKINLLDPSILFTSIYSGLIYAIFYSFFEFFPLVYGNIYGMSQGQIGLVLLCNIVAVTVAALPYFAYIHFVVNTLARRGSPLTPEQRLAPALVGSVLVPIGIFLFGWTSRDSIHWIVPTIGVCFTVGGFAVLLQTIFVYIGLAYPQYSASLFCGNGFVKQMVAFAGVLWSHPLYDAIGISKAMSLLGALCVLCVSGIFVLYYWGDKLRRRSRFAS; from the exons ATGGCTACTGCGTTTCGTGACACGCCTATCTGGGTCTCTCTGCGCTGGGCTTTGGGTGCTTCGCGTCTACGATAccctgaggaggaagacggtGCCATCGGTCGCATCCAAGCTGCCGTCGAGAAATGGGAACACCATTCGGTGGATGCGAGCACAGACGTGGAACAAGAAGAGACTTCCCAGAATGCGGGCGAGAAGTCTTGTGAATCCAGTAACGACCATGGGGCTTCCGTGAGAGAGCCGGGCTGTTCGACGTCACATCCTCTCATCATCGTTGACTGGTACGACGAAAAGGACCCAGCGAACCCCGTCAACTGGACCGGCCGTAAAAAATCCGTCGTCTATCTTATCGTCAAATTTACCGCGTGCGTTGTCTACATGGCCTCGGCAATCTACACGCCATCGCAGCCGCTAGTACAAGAGGTCTTTGGTGTGTCTGTTATTGTCGCAAGCCAAGGTCTCGGTCTCTTCATTGTCGGATATGGTGTGGGGCCTCTGATCTGGTCCCCGTTATCAGAAATGCCAGCTGTTGGACGCAACCTGCCGTACCTTGTACCGCTCTTGACCTTTGTCATTCTCTCGGTACCGACTGCCCTTGCGAATAGCATCGGATCGCTTCTGGTACTGCGCTTTCTGCAGGGATTCTTCGGTTCGCCAGTATTGTCTACGGGTGGAGCTTCCCTGAGCGATATTGTCGATGCCTACAAGAGGCCGTATTCTCTGTATACATGGGCGATATTCTCCTTTGCCGGACCTTCGATCGGAAACGTCATGGCAGGCTTTACCGTGCCAAAGCTTGGATGGCGATGGAGTCTTTGGGAGATTCTCATCACTACCAGTCCCGCCTTGATTCTGCAG CTTTTCCTCCCCGAGACGTCGCCCAACACCATCCTCTACTATCGGGCTAAACGAATTCGTAAAATCACCGGAAAGAACTATTACGTGGCCAGATCCGAGATTACAACTGCTCCTATGACTGTCCTGGACCGCTTCTACGGAACCCTCGTCATTCCCTGGAAGATCAATCTGCTCGACCCGTCAATCCTCTTCACCAGCATCTACTCGGGCCTTATCTACGCAATATTCTACTCCTTCTTCGAGTTTTTTCCACTCGTGTACGGGAACATATACGGCATGAGCCAGGGTCAGATCGGCCTTGTTCTACTCTGCAACATCGTTGCAGTCACTGTCGCCGCGCTCCCTTACTTTGCCTACATTCATTTCGTTGTAAATACTTTGGCCCGAAGAGGAAGTCCACTGACGCCGGAGCAGCGGTTGGCACCGGCCCTCGTTGGATCGGTTCTGGTTCCCATCGGGATATTCCTGTTCGGATGGACGTCTCGTGATTCCATTCACTGGATTGTACCAACGATCGGCGTTTGCTTTACGGTCGGTGGCTTTGCCGTCCTTCTGCAGACCATCTTTGTTTACATTGGTTTGGCCTATCCGCAGTATTCGGCGTCGCTGTTCTGCGGTAACGGCTTCGTCAAGCAAATGGTGGCTTTTGCAGGAGTGCTCTGGAGCCATCCTCTCTACGATGCGATAGGCATCTCCAAAGCGATGTCGCTTCTTGGAGCATTGTGTGTTTTGTGCGTTTCGGGCATATTTGTTTTATATTACTGGGGTGACAAGCTTAGACGTCGCAGTAGGTTTGCCAGCTAG
- a CDS encoding Beta-glucosidase, with product MVLDDKGIEALISQLTFDEKLSLIAGASTWRTTAIPRLGIPNMKLSDGPSGARGEIFGESVPAAFFPSGVSLGATWDVDLVYEIGEALAEECKTKSASAILAPTMCIHRHPLGGRNFESFSEDPYLTGKLASAHVRGVQSRGIAATPKHFVANDQETLRFKYDAIISQRALREVYLLPFQMVVREADPWCMMTSYNMVNGHHMDSHKEILTDIARKEWGWEGLFMSDWGGTNTSVESINAGLDLEVPGPPLKRSKGALEGPVKEGLVDLKCVDASVSRLINLLQKTGRFQDARDSPEFCKNDPGVNSLLLRAACAGIVMLKNEANTLPLQPSENIKKIAILGPNAKKVVAGGGGSSYIRAPYWTSVFESVEREFAGTSTNIAYASGAKANRYLATMPPGLVRNPDTGKPGAAVDWFIGHNLNAQVAATTHIDDLYFIAYGVMPPEINRETDFSFRIRAVLQPLTSGQHQLSLASIGPSKLFLDGVEVASQSGAFDEKGSLFFTYGSEETIISLDLEAGKDYKIRVDYRSHDRQLDEAILAEMDPMEDKFQGARIGYQEQDFVDHVKQAATLAEDADATIIVVGRDKEWETEGQNIPSFELPGEQVRLIEEVSAACKRTIVVVQAGTPVQMDPWINKVQAVLYTWYQGQELGNAAASVIVGKSNPSGRLPMTFPKRIEDCPAFSSFPGEQGVSEYSEGIFVGYRWWDLTDTQPKFPLGFGLSYSTFEIKPGEISSPVLSKDSVLTLSIHVRNTGGSHLPGRETVIAWGAPRAMGRLRRPKKQVCAFGKSPALVPGEQAIVTLQLDAYSLGVYDPKKRTWVIDANTEFDILIGTTALNASPAWVVKVPEEITWVHTLS from the exons ATGGTGTTAGACGACAAGGGCATCGAGGCGCTGATCTCTCAGCTGACCTTTGACGAGAAACTCAGTCTCATAGCGGGCGCCTCAACATGGAGGACCACAGCCATTCCTCGCTTGGGTATTCCAAACATGAAG CTTTCAGATGGCCCATCCGGTGCCCGAGGTGAAATCTTTGGGGAGAGTGTGCCTGCGGCATTCTTCCCAAGTGGTGTCAGCTTGGGTGCCACGTGGGACGTAGATCTCGTGTATGAGATAGGTGAAGCTCTTGCAGAGGAG TGCAAAACCAAGTCGGCCTCTGCTATTCTAGCACCAACCATGTGTATCCATCGTCACCCCCTTGGAGGGCGCAACTTTGAGTCCTTCAGCGAAGATCCTTACCTGACAGGGAAACTTGCATCTGCTCATGTACGCGGTGTACAGTCTCGAGGAATAGCTGCAACACCAAAACATTTTGTCG CCAACGACCAGGAAACTCTCCGCTTCAAGTacgatgccatcatctcccagcGTGCTCTCCGCGAGGTCTATCTGCTACCCTTTCAGATGGTTGTTCGGGAAGCAGACCCGTGGTGCATGATGACATCCTACAACATGGTAAACGGGCACCATATGGATTCTCACAAGGAGATCCTTACGGACATTGCCCGAAAGGAGTGGGGATGGGAGGGACTGTTTATGAGTGACTGGGGCGGAACCAACACCTCGGTTGAGTCTATCAATGCGGGCTTGGATCTTGAAGTGCCCGGTCCACCATTGAAAAGGTCTAAAGGGGCTCTGGAAGGCCCCGTCAAGGAAGGACTGGTTGACTTGAAGTGCGTCGACGCCTCAGTCTCGCGCTTGATCAACCTTTTGCAGAAGACGGGGCGTTTCCAGGATGCACGAGACAGCCCTGAATTCTGCAAAAACGATCCAGGCGTCAACAGCTTGCTGCTTCGAGCAGCTTGCGCAGGTATCGTCATGCTCAAGAACGAAGCCAACACacttcctcttcagccttcagagaatattaagaaaatcgCCATCCTCGGTCCAAATGCCAAGAAGGTCGTCGCTGGCGGCGGAGGCAGTTCCTACATCAGAGCGCCATACTGGACATCTGTCTTTGAGTCGGTTGAGAGGGAATTTGCCGGCACTTCAACCAATATTGCTTATGCGTCTGGAGCAAAAGCGAATCGATACCTGGCGACGATGCCACCTGGACTCGTCCGAAACCCCGACACAGGCAAGCCAGGTGCTGCTGTTGACTGGTTCATCGGCCACAATCTCAATGCTCAGGTCGCTGCAACAACCCACAT CGACGAtctctattttatagcctacGGTGTGATGCCTCCTGAAATCAACCGCGAGACGGACTTTTCCTTCCGCATTCGCGCAGTCCTTCAACCCCTGACTTCTGGTCAACACCAACTATCTCTTGCCAGCATTGGACCCTCGAAACTCTTTCTTGACGGGGTTGAAGTTGCATCCCAATCTGGTGCTTTCGACGAGAAGGGTTCTTTATTCTTCACTTATGGCAGTGAAGAAACCATCATTTCCCTAGATCTCGAAGCTGGGAAGGATTACAAGATCCGCGTTGATTATCGATCTCACGATAGACAGCTGGACGAAGCCATACTTGCTGAGATGGATCCGATGGAAGACAAATTCCAGGGAGCGAGGATTGGCTACCAAGAGCAAGATTTCGTCGATCATGTCAAACAAGCCGCCACACTGGCCGAGGACGCGGACGCTAcgatcatcgtcgtcggccgaGATAAGGAGTGGGAGACGGAAGGGCAAAACATTCCTTCATTTGAGCTACCTGGAGAGCAGGTCAGGTTGATTGAAGAGGTCTCCGCAGCGTGTAAACGCACCATTGTCGTTGTCCAGGCGGGAACGCCCGTGCAGATGGATCCGTGGATCAACAAGGTCCAAGCTGTGCTATACACTTGGTACCAAGGCCAGGAGCTGGGCAACGCTGCCGCTTCGGTCATCGTCGGCAAGTCTAACCCCTCTGGACGTCTTCCAATGACGTTTCCCAAGAGAATCGAGGATTGCCCCGCCTTCTCGTCCTTCCCAGGGGAGCAAGGCGTGTCCGAGTACTCTGAAGGCATTTTCGTCGGGTATAGATGGTGGGACTTGACAGACACGCAGCCCAAGTTCCCTCTTGGTTTTGGTCTATCGTACAGCACTTTTGAGATCAAGCCAGGCGAGATCAGTTCTCCCGTTCTCTCAAAAGACTCTGTATTGACTCTTTCTATCCACGTGCGCAACACTGGCGGAAGCCATCTTCCTGGCCGAGAGACCGTCATTGCTTGGGGCGCTCCAAGGGCGATGGGGCGGTTGCGAAGACCCAAGAAGCAAGTGTGCGCATTTGGCAAATCACCAGCCTTGGTGCCTGGGGAGCAAGCAATTGTTACTCTCCAGCTCGATGCGTATAGTCTAGGAGTGTATGATCCAAAGAAGAGAACATGGGTCATAGATGCGAACACCGAGTTTGATATCCTCATTGGTACCACGGCGCTCAATGCATCTCCAGCTTGGGTAGTCAAAGTGCCAGAGGAGATCACTTGGGTTCATACATTGAGCTAG
- a CDS encoding High-affinity glucose transporter HXT2, which yields MDKENVIEMEAIEDPKPGSFQVVSTGQQSSWAAQFAYLKKCRQSVFAATACSSAAVLVGFDLTLIGSIIANKQYVKSFGVYDSNAETWTLPASQQLVWTIVQFGAAFLGAFAAGLGNDKFGRQILFYMFIAFTTIGTTIELVSPNWKVWVVAKLFMGWAMGSMWACTPTYVSELVPQQLRGFMLALFQFWIMLGSFLASCVLEGTSRIDNAWSWKAAVVSQYGMGLVCLVSFVSLVPESPYYLIRNGKIDKAKDALLKLRKGEPDYDVDMDIESITQTMAHEKEASQSSASYLDCFRGSDLRRTLLACLPLVMQQVAGYQLCGGYLAYFLTLSGLNSPFVITVVSFFLGMIAVLVAFALIEKVGRRTQFLGGALGMLPCLAVIAILGFVGVGTTANGNSLAAFSIIWNVLYFLSLGAVGWTITGEMSSLRLRAKTTSIAAGVNSLLSLASSVGIPYLLNAEELNLGPKAALCFLVPSTFLSLLAYFVVPETKGKSFDDLNRLFEAKTPAREFV from the exons atggacaaggagaacGTCATTGAAATGGAAGCCATTGAGGACCCCAAGCCGGGATCCTTTCAAGTCGTTAGCACCGGCCAGCAGTCGTCTTGGGCGGCACAGTTCGCGTACTTGAAGAAGTGCCGCCAGTCTGTTTTTGCAG CCACCGCTTGTTCGTCCGCTGCCGTCCTCGTCGGATTCGACCTTACCCTCATTGGttccatcatcgccaacaagCAATACGTCAAGTCCTTTGGGGTTTACGATTCCAATGCCGAGACCTGGACGCTGCCTGCGAGCCAGCAGCTTGTCTGGACCATCGTCCAGTTCGGGGCAGCCTTTCTCGGGGCCTTTGCAGCAGGCCTGGGAAATGACAAGTTTGGCCGCCAGATTCTCTTCTATATGTTCATCGC TTTTACCACTATCGGCACCACTATCGAACTGGTATCACCTAACTGGAAGGTCTGGGTTGTTGCCAAGTTGTTCATGGGATGGGCCATGGGCTCCATGTGGGCCTGTACGCCAACCTATGTTTCCGAACTTGTTCCTCAGCAACTCCGAGGCTTTATGCTTGCTCTGTTCCAGTTCTGGATCATGCTGGGTTCCTTCCTCGCAAGCTGTGTCTTGGAGGGAACTAGCAGGATCGACAACGCATGGTCCTGGAAGGCCGCGGTTGTTTCGCAGTACGGGATGGGACTTGTCTGCTTAGTCTCCTTCGTTAGCCTTGTGCCGGAATCGCCATACTATCTTATTAGAAATGGCAAGATCGACAAAGCTAAAGATGCTCTCTTGAAGCTTCGGAAGGGTGAGCCCGACTACGACGTGGATATGGATATCGAGTCCATAACGCAGACCATGGCACATGAGAAAGAAGCCTCTCAGTCTTCGGCTTCCTACTTGGACTGCTTTCGCGGCAGCGATCTACGTCGTACGCTGTTAGCATGCTTACCGCTCGTCATGCAGCAAGTCGCCGGCTATCAACTTTGCGGCGGCTACCTTGCCTATTTTCTGACCCTCTCTGGCCTCAACAGTCCTTTCGTCATTACCGTCGTCTCATTTTTTCTCGGTATGATTGCAGTTCTTGTCGCATTTGCCTTGATCGAAAAGGTCGGGCGACGAACGCAGTTCCTGGGTGGTGCTTTGGGGATGCTTCCATGCCTGGCagtcatcgccatcttggGTTTCGTGGGTGTGGGAACTACCGCAAATGGCAACAGTCTGGCAGCATTCTCTATCATTTGGAACGTCCTCTACTTCTTATCTCTTGGAGCTGTGGGATGGACAATTACAGGAGAGATGTCTTCTCTGCGCCTACGCGCCAAGACAACGTCCATTGCCGCTGGAGTCAACTCGTTGCTCAGCCTGGCGTCTTCTGTTGGCATTCCCTATCTGCTGAACGCCGAAGAACTCAACCTTGGCCCGAAGGCGGCACTCTGCTTCTTGGTTCCCAGCACGTTCCTGTCGTTGCTTGCTTACTTTGTGGTTCCCGAGACCAA
- a CDS encoding Endoribonuclease L-PSP/chorismate mutase-like protein: MADLQYYSYPGVGTSNRERYSYSQAVRVGDTIQCSGQGGWDPEGKADRIPTEIKEQIDQAFKNVEHNLKHAGGKGWSQVFRVNSYHVPINDEAVAAMSRNFKRWMPDHQPIWTCIGVSRLGEDDMRVEIEVVAHDPDGAKNARA, encoded by the exons ATGGCCGATCTCCAGTATTACAGCTATCCTGGAGTGGGCACCAGCAACAGAGAACGATATTCATACAGCCAGGCTGTTAGAGTTGGAGACACTATCCAGTGCTCTGGGCAGG GAGGATGGGATCCTGAGGGGAAAGCTGACCGGATTCCTACCGAGATCAAAGAGCAGATCGACCAAGCATTCAAGAACGTGGAGCACAACCTGAAGCATGCTGGTGGAAAAGGATGGTCCCAAGTCTTTCGAGTGAACTCTTATCATGTACCGATTAATGACGAAGCTGTTGCGGCAATGTCTAGAAACTTTAAGAGGTGGATGCCGGATCATCAGCCTATCTGGACCTGCATAGGAGTTTCTAGGCTGGGGGAAGACGATATGCGAGTGGAAATTGAAGTCGTGGCACATGATCCGGATGGTGCAAAGAACGCCAGGGCTTAG